A stretch of the Carnobacterium alterfunditum DSM 5972 genome encodes the following:
- a CDS encoding helix-turn-helix transcriptional regulator, whose product METTKVSSYISRRRAKDKSFDEAFVAESERLEVAVALRTLRETEGLTQRQLAEKVEKPQSTIARIENGNMNVTFKTMNDIAKAFDKVIEVKFV is encoded by the coding sequence ATGGAAACAACTAAAGTAAGTAGCTATATTTCTCGTCGACGTGCAAAAGATAAGAGTTTTGACGAAGCCTTTGTGGCTGAAAGTGAACGTTTAGAAGTTGCGGTTGCTTTAAGAACGTTGAGAGAAACCGAAGGATTGACTCAAAGACAATTGGCCGAAAAAGTTGAAAAACCCCAGTCTACAATTGCACGTATTGAAAATGGAAATATGAATGTAACGTTTAAGACGATGAATGATATTGCTAAAGCCTTTGATAAAGTCATTGAAGTTAAATTTGTGTAG